From a region of the Nitrospirota bacterium genome:
- the trxA gene encoding thioredoxin, with amino-acid sequence MAEGIMDVTSLTWDKEVLGEEGLVMVDFWAIWCGPCRIVAPAVEELAKEYTGKVKVTKLNTDDNPDVASKYKIMGIPTIMFFKAGQRLDQIVGAVPKGQLKAKIDALLGS; translated from the coding sequence ATGGCAGAAGGTATTATGGATGTGACCTCATTGACATGGGATAAAGAGGTATTAGGCGAGGAAGGGCTCGTTATGGTAGATTTCTGGGCAATCTGGTGTGGCCCATGTAGGATAGTTGCTCCTGCGGTGGAGGAGCTTGCAAAAGAATATACAGGTAAAGTAAAGGTCACGAAGCTAAACACAGACGATAACCCGGATGTGGCAAGCAAATATAAAATTATGGGCATACCAACAATCATGTTTTTTAAGGCTGGACAGAGATTAGACCAGATAGTGGGCGCGGTTCCTAAGGGACAGCTTAAAGCAAAAATAGATGCCCTACTCGGTTCATGA
- a CDS encoding TlpA family protein disulfide reductase, whose translation MTQRLFYSLANKWGLFFFSLLLLFSACEKKSLEKGDKAPDFLLMDIDGKPYSLAEQKGNVVVLEFWATWCGPCKDSIPDLVSLHERYKDKGVAIFGLSVDEDVSSLKTFVEAYSIPYRILYDDKNISRLYKVGSIPSTFVIDKKGRVMGKHSGYLPNMFEILSKEIEVGL comes from the coding sequence ATGACCCAAAGGCTATTTTACTCGTTAGCAAATAAATGGGGTTTGTTTTTCTTTTCTTTGCTTTTGCTTTTTTCAGCCTGCGAAAAGAAAAGCCTTGAAAAAGGCGATAAGGCACCTGATTTCTTACTCATGGACATCGATGGCAAACCATATAGTTTAGCAGAGCAAAAAGGAAATGTAGTGGTGTTGGAGTTCTGGGCAACATGGTGTGGCCCATGCAAAGACTCGATTCCAGATCTGGTCTCATTACACGAAAGATACAAGGACAAAGGTGTTGCTATATTTGGACTCTCGGTTGACGAAGATGTCTCTTCGCTAAAGACTTTTGTGGAAGCTTACAGCATTCCCTACAGAATACTTTACGATGACAAAAATATCAGTCGCCTTTATAAGGTGGGGAGCATACCGTCAACCTTTGTGATTGACAAAAAGGGCAGGGTTATGGGTAAGCACTCAGGGTATCTGCCTAATATGTTTGAAATCCTCTCTAAAGAGATAGAGGTAGGGCTATAG
- the ffh gene encoding signal recognition particle protein: MFEALSEKLEAIFKKLKGRGLLKEEDVETAMKEVRVALLEADVNYKVVKDFTARIKERAVGKEVMESLTPGQQVVKIVHDELCRLLGGFTSKIHLSPNPPTVIMMVGLHGSGKTTTSAKLALLFKKEGRRPMLVAGDLQRPAAIEQLITLGSEINIPVFYSKDIKDPALLCAQSIKKATLDGRDILILDTAGRLHIDNALMQELRGVKEKTSPKETLFVADAMTGQDAVNIAKGFNEGIGIDGIILTKMDGDARGGAALSIKAITEKPIKFIGVGEKIDMIEPFHPERIAGTILGMGDVLTLIEKAQTAFDSKEAQRLKDRILKETFTFNDLREQLKKLRGMGSLESILGMIPGMGKLKGLKVDEREFIKTEAIINSMTPEERTNADIINGSRRRRIAMGSGSTVTDVNRVLKQYLEMKKMLKLFKKGKMPKFMPF; this comes from the coding sequence ATGTTTGAGGCACTAAGCGAAAAATTAGAGGCAATATTCAAAAAACTCAAGGGCAGGGGGCTTCTCAAAGAGGAAGATGTCGAAACTGCCATGAAAGAGGTAAGGGTTGCGCTTCTTGAGGCAGATGTAAATTACAAGGTAGTAAAGGACTTTACAGCCCGCATAAAGGAAAGGGCAGTTGGGAAAGAGGTCATGGAAAGCCTCACCCCTGGGCAACAGGTCGTAAAGATTGTGCATGACGAACTCTGCCGGCTCTTAGGAGGCTTCACAAGCAAGATTCATCTTTCTCCGAATCCGCCTACAGTGATAATGATGGTCGGACTTCATGGCTCAGGGAAAACGACTACCTCTGCAAAACTTGCCCTTCTTTTCAAAAAAGAAGGCAGAAGGCCCATGCTCGTTGCAGGGGACCTTCAGAGGCCTGCGGCAATAGAGCAATTGATAACATTGGGCTCTGAGATTAATATCCCTGTGTTTTACTCAAAGGACATTAAAGACCCTGCGCTTTTATGCGCTCAGTCCATAAAGAAAGCAACGCTGGATGGAAGGGACATACTCATACTGGACACGGCAGGAAGGCTTCACATAGACAATGCACTGATGCAGGAGCTAAGAGGGGTAAAGGAAAAGACCTCTCCTAAGGAGACCCTGTTTGTGGCTGATGCAATGACAGGACAGGACGCAGTCAACATTGCAAAGGGCTTCAATGAAGGAATTGGCATCGATGGAATAATACTTACGAAGATGGATGGAGATGCACGGGGAGGCGCTGCGCTTTCTATAAAGGCTATCACCGAAAAGCCAATAAAATTCATAGGCGTGGGTGAAAAAATAGATATGATCGAGCCGTTTCATCCCGAAAGGATTGCAGGGACGATACTGGGCATGGGCGATGTCCTGACCCTCATAGAAAAGGCTCAGACCGCATTCGACAGCAAAGAGGCTCAAAGGCTTAAAGACAGGATTCTCAAAGAGACATTTACCTTTAATGACCTCAGGGAACAGCTTAAAAAGCTAAGAGGCATGGGCTCTCTGGAAAGCATACTCGGCATGATACCAGGCATGGGCAAGCTAAAAGGCTTGAAGGTAGATGAAAGAGAGTTTATAAAGACGGAAGCCATCATAAACTCAATGACGCCTGAGGAAAGAACAAACGCAGATATAATAAACGGCTCAAGAAGAAGAAGAATCGCAATGGGCTCTGGTAGTACGGTGACGGATGTAAATAGGGTCCTAAAGCAATACCTCGAGATGAAAAAGATGCTTAAGCTTTTCAAGAAGGGCAAGATGCCTAAGTTTATGCCGTTTTAA
- a CDS encoding DUF5615 family PIN-like protein, with translation MKVKLDENLGLLHVAILKEYGHEVDRVTDEGLSGSSDNAIWEKVCAAKRFFITLDTDFSDIRKFPPKSHPGILLLRPKGKGKFAVERVLRKVLKDYSLDLLSGCLTVADEEFTRIRS, from the coding sequence ATGAAGGTCAAGCTGGATGAAAATCTTGGGTTACTGCATGTAGCTATACTTAAAGAATATGGTCATGAAGTAGATAGGGTAACGGATGAAGGCTTATCAGGTAGTAGTGATAATGCGATATGGGAGAAGGTGTGTGCTGCGAAACGGTTCTTTATCACCTTAGACACGGATTTTTCGGATATAAGAAAATTCCCACCTAAAAGTCATCCCGGCATTTTACTTCTCAGGCCTAAAGGGAAAGGGAAGTTTGCAGTCGAAAGGGTTTTGAGAAAAGTGCTTAAAGATTACTCTCTTGATTTACTGTCTGGTTGTCTTACAGTTGCCGATGAGGAATTTACGAGGATTCGCAGCTAA
- a CDS encoding DUF433 domain-containing protein has product MKPELLNRIAIDPAVCHGKPCIKGTRIMVTVILDNLAEGATPEEIVSEYPPLTLDDVKAAIVYAAELAKEEELLPLR; this is encoded by the coding sequence ATGAAGCCTGAATTATTAAATAGGATAGCGATTGACCCTGCTGTATGTCATGGAAAGCCCTGCATAAAAGGCACTCGTATTATGGTAACGGTAATCCTTGATAACCTTGCCGAAGGAGCAACTCCCGAAGAAATAGTCTCCGAGTACCCCCCCTTAACGCTGGACGATGTCAAGGCAGCAATAGTTTATGCGGCTGAACTTGCAAAAGAGGAAGAACTCTTACCACTTAGATGA
- a CDS encoding integration host factor subunit beta — translation MTRSMLIEKVSEKAGGLTIKQTEIVIDTVFESIKSALQRGEKVEIRGFGNFRLKEMKPRKARNPKTGETVEVPQKKAIRFKVGKVLKEAMNPGQIAE, via the coding sequence ATGACAAGGTCGATGCTTATCGAAAAGGTCTCGGAAAAAGCTGGTGGGCTGACCATCAAGCAGACAGAGATAGTTATTGACACGGTATTTGAAAGCATAAAGTCTGCCCTCCAGAGAGGTGAGAAGGTGGAGATAAGAGGGTTTGGAAATTTCAGGCTCAAGGAAATGAAACCCAGAAAGGCAAGAAACCCAAAGACAGGCGAGACAGTCGAGGTGCCTCAAAAAAAGGCAATAAGATTTAAAGTGGGTAAGGTACTTAAGGAGGCAATGAATCCGGGGCAGATAGCCGAGTGA